One window of the Eucalyptus grandis isolate ANBG69807.140 chromosome 6, ASM1654582v1, whole genome shotgun sequence genome contains the following:
- the LOC104451566 gene encoding probable gamma-glutamyl hydrolase 3 yields MIISKDKSILKEFNAADEASTLQFMRNTNIEGTVFQRFLPDLLKLSADCLVMQIHHYGISPERLMQDTNLTNFFKVLTTSMDGDNKVYVSTVQAHSYPVTAFQWYPEKNALNGVCP; encoded by the exons ATGATAATCAGCAAG GACAAAAGCATTCTCAAGGAATTTAATGCTGCCGATGAAGCATCCACTCTACAATTTATGAGAAACACAAACATTGAAGGAACAGTATTTCAAAG ATTTCTGCCAGATTTGCTTAAGTTGAGTGCAGATTGCCTTGTCATGCAAATTCATCAT TATGGCATATCGCCAGAAAGACTGATGCAGGACACCAACTTAACGAATTTCTTTAAGGTCTTGACAACCAGCATGGATGGAGACAACAAG GTCTATGTCTCCACAGTCCAAGCACACAGTTACCCTGTAACTGCTTTCCAATGGTATCCAGAG AAAAATGCTTTGAATGGGGTTTGTCCATGA
- the LOC104451568 gene encoding disease resistance protein RUN1, whose product MEEVAKVVECKDINEGSMIPIFYEVNPSDIRKLRGNFGKAFAKTEEAYSGDKRDIKRWKDAMSKVASLARMELKDGYETKFVKQIIGEVENKLGPRLSYVVDNLVGMHSRVANIVESLCLDRSDFLDDILQDDNLRIRDDHRGANMIKERLQHKKVLVILDDVDEKEQLEKLIGGFDWFGHGSRIIITTRDEHLLLQYGVNSIYKVEELSFGEALQLFCMKAFRSNHPPAEFNELVKQIIGYADGLPLALDVLGSFLAYIGIEILVNKSLIQIVGNKLWMHDLLQEMAWEIVRRESPEEPGERSRVWLFEDGTGKIKAIVLQSGDHRTMRLNGELFTNMNNLRLLDIHAIHLSSGFKHLSNELCLLRWDNYNLTSFPPSFLPKSLVQLHMQDSLLYSLWRGEKVLEKLKVINLNGSKFFVKTPNFIYVPNLERLILKGCKALSQVHPSIGNLESLNLLDLADCENLTGLPDSVGNLKSLRVLNLFGCSNLEELPESIGGLEFAPRYDYKSIPDVTKQLSS is encoded by the exons ATGGAAGAAGTTGCTAAAGTTGTGGAGTGCAAGGATATTAATGAAGGATCAATGATACCAATCTTCTACGAGGTCAATCCATCTGACATACGGAAATTGAGGGGAAACTTTGGGAAAGCCTTTGCTAAAACTGAGGAAGCTTATTCGGGTGACAAGAGAGATATAAAGAGGTGGAAGGATGCAATGAGTAAAGTAGCCAGTCTCGCCAGAATGGAATTGAAAGATGG ATATGAGACCAAGTTTGTTAAGCAAATCATTGGAGAAGTCGAAAATAAACTGGGTCCTCGGCTGTCCTACGTTGTAGACAATCTTGTGGGAATGCATTCCCGCGTTGCAAATATAGTTGAATCTTTATGCTTAGATAGGAGTGAT TTTCTCGACGATATTCTCCAAGACGATAATCTGAGAATCAGGGATGATCATAGAGGAGCGAACATGATAAAAGAACGACTACAACATAAAAAAGTTCTCGttattcttgatgatgtggatgaaaAGGAGCAGTTGGAAAAATTAATAGGAGGTTTTGATTGGTTTGGTCAtggaagtaggatcattatAACAACCAGAGATGAACATTTGCTTCTCCAATATGGAGTAAATTCCATATATAAGGTGGAGGAACTATCCTTTGGTGAGGCTCTCCAACTATTTTGTATGAAAGCTTTTAGAAGTAATCATCCTCCAGCGGAGTTCAATGAGCTCGTGAAGCAGATTATTGGATACGCTGATGGCCTTCCTCTAGCCCTTGATGTCCTAGGTTCCTTTTTGGCTT ATATTGGAATCGAAATCCTTGTTAATAAATCTCTTATCCAAATCGTGGGCAACAAATTGTGGATGCATGATTTGCTACAAGAAATGGCTTGGGAAATTGTTCGTCGAGAGTCTCCTGAAGAGCCAGGAGAACGAAGTCGAGTCTGGCTTTTTGAGGAT GGAACTGGAAAAATCAAAGCCATAGTCTTGCAATCTGGGGACCATAGAACAATGCGCCTGAATGGAGAGTTATTCACAAACATGAATAACTTAAGATTGCTTGATATTCATGCCATCCACCTCTCTTCTGGGTTTAAGCACCTTTCAAATGAACTATGCCTGCTAAGATGGGACAATTACAATCTTACATCATTTCCACCAAGTTTTCTTCCAAAGAGTCTTGTCCAACTCCATATGCAGGATAGCCTCCTTTATAGCCTCTGGAGAGGGGAAAAG GTCTTAGAGAAGTTAAAAGTCATCAACCTAAatggttccaaattttttgtgAAGACTCCAAACTTCATATATGTCCCAAATTTAGAGAGGCTAATTCTCAAAGGTTGCAAGGCATTATCTCAGGTTCATCCTTCAATTGGAAATCTAGAAAGTCTCAATCTACTTGACTTGGCTGACTGTGAAAACCTCACGGGACTTCCAGATAGTGTAGGTAATCTAAAATCTCTCAGAGTTCTTAATCTGTTTGGATGTTCGAATCTTGAAGAACTGCCTGAGAGCATCGGGGGCTTAGA ATTTGCTCCAAGATATGATTACAAGAGCATACCGGATGTCACCAAGCAATTGTCATCTTGA